The proteins below come from a single Crossiella sp. CA-258035 genomic window:
- a CDS encoding gluconokinase, with protein sequence MTLGDGVVLGIDLGTTATKVVAADRRGRVLALAERGYPMRTDQPGLAVHDPDRVLHAALAAVRECVQTCQDPVRGLSFTGAMHTLIGLDADYRPITPSLSWADNRAIEQAARLRSDPASADLHRATGTPVHPFAPLSKLVWFAEQDPDTKPAYWCALKDFVLRHFTGRLVTEHSYSSGSGLMNIHQLAWHQPSLELAGITAGQLPELLAPTDTLPLRDGVADDLGLPRGLPVVAGGGDGPLANLGVGAVRPGMAALSLGTSGALRVVRTEPGIDERGRTFCYGIAEGYWVLGGAVSNGGVVSQWAAELVGEEDMADLLAEAATVPPGANGLFALPYLLGERAPWWDPDPRGLLLGLRRDHGRAELTRAMVEGVAQQLALVRDAVRDTGAEVSPVRATGGSFRSALWGQLIAAALDTDLEITEDSEGSGLGACLLGWRALGVLSSLEDAAGLITPTETVHPDPELAEHFAAARPRVERVYLALRELMS encoded by the coding sequence ATGACTCTGGGCGACGGAGTGGTGCTCGGCATCGACCTGGGCACCACTGCGACCAAGGTGGTGGCCGCGGACCGGCGGGGGCGGGTGCTCGCCCTCGCCGAACGCGGCTACCCCATGCGCACCGACCAGCCCGGCCTGGCCGTGCACGACCCGGACCGGGTGCTGCACGCGGCACTGGCCGCGGTGCGCGAGTGCGTGCAGACCTGCCAGGACCCGGTGCGGGGGCTGTCCTTCACCGGCGCCATGCACACCCTGATCGGGCTGGACGCCGACTACCGCCCGATCACCCCTTCGCTGAGCTGGGCGGACAACCGGGCCATCGAACAGGCCGCCCGGCTGCGCAGCGATCCGGCCTCGGCCGACCTGCACCGGGCCACCGGCACGCCGGTGCACCCGTTCGCGCCGCTGAGCAAGCTGGTCTGGTTCGCCGAGCAGGACCCGGACACCAAGCCCGCGTACTGGTGCGCGCTCAAGGACTTCGTGCTGCGCCACTTCACCGGCCGCCTGGTCACCGAGCACTCCTACTCCTCGGGCAGCGGGCTGATGAACATCCACCAGCTGGCCTGGCACCAGCCCTCGCTGGAACTGGCCGGGATCACGGCCGGGCAGCTGCCCGAGCTGCTGGCCCCCACCGACACCCTGCCGCTGCGCGATGGGGTGGCCGACGACCTCGGCCTGCCCCGCGGCCTGCCGGTGGTGGCCGGTGGCGGCGACGGCCCGCTGGCCAACCTCGGCGTGGGCGCGGTCCGCCCCGGCATGGCCGCGCTGTCGCTGGGCACCAGCGGCGCGCTGCGGGTGGTCCGCACCGAACCCGGCATCGACGAGCGCGGCCGCACCTTCTGCTACGGCATCGCCGAGGGCTACTGGGTGCTCGGCGGCGCGGTCAGCAACGGCGGCGTGGTCAGCCAGTGGGCCGCCGAGCTGGTCGGCGAGGAGGACATGGCCGACCTGCTCGCCGAGGCCGCCACGGTGCCGCCCGGCGCGAACGGCCTGTTCGCACTGCCCTACCTGCTCGGCGAGCGCGCCCCCTGGTGGGACCCGGACCCGCGGGGCCTGCTGCTCGGCCTGCGCCGCGACCACGGCCGGGCCGAGCTGACCCGTGCCATGGTGGAGGGCGTGGCCCAGCAGCTGGCCCTGGTCAGGGACGCGGTGCGGGACACCGGGGCCGAGGTCTCGCCGGTGCGGGCCACCGGCGGCTCGTTCCGCTCGGCGCTGTGGGGCCAGCTCATCGCGGCCGCGCTGGACACCGACCTGGAGATCACCGAGGACAGCGAGGGCTCCGGCCTGGGCGCCTGTCTGCTCGGCTGGCGGGCGCTGGGCGTGCTGTCCTCGCTGGAGGACGCCGCCGGGCTGATCACCCCGACCGAGACGGTGCACCCGGACCCCGAGCTGGCCGAGCACTTCGCCGCGGCCCGGCCCAGGGTGGAGCGGGTCTACCTGGCACTGCGCGAGCTCATGAGCTGA